The Scylla paramamosain isolate STU-SP2022 unplaced genomic scaffold, ASM3559412v1 Contig28, whole genome shotgun sequence genome has a window encoding:
- the LOC135097680 gene encoding uncharacterized protein LOC135097680 isoform X2, whose product MPRQCSADSKAPQVYSIVVCVDGVCVPDSSHSVLYRWARSPTIETVALLWSLPGSLLDLHGSFHNSKHCKLDHTDLVSSEAKSGNVFTKAFVGGVPCDIVDDNLELCDTLTREKVTCRSKAKLVGPMNVTVCVTGRGASEVTKIGSDVLSWAGI is encoded by the exons GCAGTGCAGTGCAGACTCCAAGGCTCCCCAAGTATACagcattgttgtgtgtgtggatggggtgTGTGTGCCAGACTCCTCACACTCTGTATTG TATCGCTGGGCAAGGTCACCTACTATTGAGACAGTAGCTCTTCTTTGGTCATTGCCAGGCTCTCTTTTGGATCTTCATGGCAGTTTCCACAACAGCAAACACTGCAAGCTTGACCACACTGATCTTGTCTCCAGTGAAGCTAAGAGTGGGAATGTTTTTACcaa GGCCTTTGTTGGAGGCGTCCCCTGTGATATAGTGGATGACAACCTGGAGCTCTGTGACACACTGACAAGGGAGAAGGTTACTTGTCGCTCCAAGGCTAAGCTGGTCGGCCCCATGAATGTCACTGTCTGCGTTACCGGAAGAGGCGCGTCTGAAGTGACCAAGATAGGAAG tgaTGTGCTGAGTTGGGCAGGAATATGA
- the LOC135097680 gene encoding fibrocystin-L-like isoform X1, translating to MPRQCSADSKAPQVYSIVVCVDGVCVPDSSHSVLYRWARSPTIETVALLWSLPGSLLDLHGSFHNSKHCKLDHTDLVSSEAKSGNVFTKAFVGGVPCDIVDDNLELCDTLTREKVTCRSKAKLVGPMNVTVCVTGRGASEVTKIGRYLDSQDRLYQFLTYAVMC from the exons GCAGTGCAGTGCAGACTCCAAGGCTCCCCAAGTATACagcattgttgtgtgtgtggatggggtgTGTGTGCCAGACTCCTCACACTCTGTATTG TATCGCTGGGCAAGGTCACCTACTATTGAGACAGTAGCTCTTCTTTGGTCATTGCCAGGCTCTCTTTTGGATCTTCATGGCAGTTTCCACAACAGCAAACACTGCAAGCTTGACCACACTGATCTTGTCTCCAGTGAAGCTAAGAGTGGGAATGTTTTTACcaa GGCCTTTGTTGGAGGCGTCCCCTGTGATATAGTGGATGACAACCTGGAGCTCTGTGACACACTGACAAGGGAGAAGGTTACTTGTCGCTCCAAGGCTAAGCTGGTCGGCCCCATGAATGTCACTGTCTGCGTTACCGGAAGAGGCGCGTCTGAAGTGACCAAGATAGGAAGGTACTTGGACTCCCAGGACAGGCTGTACCAGTTCCTCACATATGCTG tgaTGTGCTGA